GCTGACCCGATCTTCCAAAGTAAATTTCAAGATTTCTTACGTACGCATTTGGCAAAAATTGGTTCAATCGGTTCAGGAGATACTGGTATAGAATATGAACAGGTAGAAGTTGGAGTTGGAACAAAAAATATGTTTAGTGGTGCAGCACAAACCTGTATTAAGTGTCATGCTCCAGGTGCTTACTATGCAGGTGATGTACAAGTGCATGTAACAGAAGTACAAGATGCAACAGCTATTAACACTACAGAATTAGATGCATTGAAATTGGCACATGAAGTGAATGATCCAAATGGAGAAATAGCAGTTATTGCTGCAAATAGTTTTCAAAATAAGGTCTATAAAGCAACATTCCAAATCGGACATGAAGCAAACCGTGAAGGTATCAACTGTGCATTCTGCCATAGTATAGAGACACCACGTTTGATGCAGTCAGGAGATACATATACCTTGGCAAATACTATGAGAGTAGGACCACATGGATCGATTAAAGCTGACATTGGTGATATACTCACTTATAGTCCTGATGCAACCGATCAAGACATGAACAAGTTCTTTAGACTCTGGGGGCCTGAGAAACCAAAAAATTACGCTGCTCTTGGAAGTGCTACAGATATAACGAACAGAGCGAAAGACGGACGTTATTCTATGGCCAGAAAAGATCTTAATGGTACTGATGGGAAAGTTCATTATACTGGTGGACCGTTCTATGGACCGTTCGGTGTAACAGGTATCACAAATGAAAATGAAACCGATGAGTCGAACAGATCGGCATATATCAATCCACACTTTGCTGATGCACACCTAAATCCTGCATTCAATGGTGATGGGTCAGAGTTTAACCACTTTGCAGATCATGGAAAAGCATTATGTCTCTCTTGCCACCAAAGAAGTGCAGGTGCAGCAGATCCAGTAACTGGTGACTTTATGGAACTATGTTCTACCTGGAATGCCGTCACAACAGGCGATGATAACAATATGGACGACACAATGACTTCTCCAAAATGTCAAAAGTGTCATATGGAGAAGATCGAAGGTACGGTACTTCACCAGTGGGCACGTCCGGACAAATTGTTTACTCTTGCAGATAATCCTGCACTCACACCACACTTTGACCCGGCAGATCCCGAAAACCTTGGTGATGAAAGTCCAGTGGTTGGTAAATGGTTGAACTCACACGGATTCCTGGGTGCCTCAAAAACAGGAGGAGACAAAGTTGCAGCAGTTGCAAAAATCAAAAGTGGTTTTGAAGGTAGCGTCAGTACAAGTATCGATGGTGATATCTTAACCGTTACCACAACACTTTCAAATAAAACCGGTCACATGTTCCCAGGTGCGCACCCTATGAGAAGAGTGCTTACACGTCTCATTGTTACAGATGGAGAAGGAAATAAATTCACCCCAACACCTACAAGTAGTATATCGACATTCACTGATGCGACCAATACCTTGGCGACACTGACTGGTAAAACACTGGATGATACACAAGCTACAACAGTAACAGTAATGGAGAATGGAAGTAAAAATCTTGACTTCCCAGGAAAAGTAGCTGATCTTAACGGTAGTGCTGTTCTTTCACAAAACTTCGCGAGTGCTGAGACAGGTCCAGTGACTATTTCAGCTACAGATGCGACTGTAAAGAACCAAACAGTCACTGATGGTAAAACTACAGGAACAATATTTAATGCGGCGATCGTAGATGCTTCAGACACAACAAACTTTACACGAATCTACGGACATGAAACGGGTAAAAAGTATGATCTTGATAACAATGAATCAACACCTAAAGTCTTTGTAGTGCGTCCTGGATTTGACTCAAATGTAGTGGATAAAGACACACGTCTAAGTCCTAATGAGACGGAGACTTATACCTTTACCTATAATATCTCTGGTAAAACAGGGGTAAGTGCGACGTATAAGGTCTACTATATGCAAAAAGGTGCCAATGGTCAATTCATCGTTGATCCGGCGACTGGCTTCTTGGACCAGGCAGCAAGCGATGCTGCAAAACACTTGGTGACAGAAGTAGGAAGCTATACTGCACCTGTCAATTAAACCTCTTTGTTCCACCCTCATTTGGGTGGAATACACTCATATAAAGCCAACATTCTTAAATACCATTTATCTTACCTGTACACAAAACAAATAGCGATCATACTTATTTTAAACCTACATCTGGAACTGGCACAAAAATAGAAAAAATGATTGTATAAAAAATAAGGTTAATAAATAAATTTTGAAAGGTATATAGTAGATAATTGTAGTTCATAGCATCATACGAGCAGCATAATGCTATGATTGATCGATCTCAAACTACGGAATAAAAAAAGCCAGAA
The sequence above is drawn from the Sulfurovum sp. TSL1 genome and encodes:
- a CDS encoding cytochrome c family protein, with product MKLNVKSLTLLLSMGVILSLSGCGGGSDPATEITYTDYKGDTRTAALTPGDAEYHTGTGFDHTLLDSADKKCQHCHNELYDTWKGSMHGKSWADPIFQSKFQDFLRTHLAKIGSIGSGDTGIEYEQVEVGVGTKNMFSGAAQTCIKCHAPGAYYAGDVQVHVTEVQDATAINTTELDALKLAHEVNDPNGEIAVIAANSFQNKVYKATFQIGHEANREGINCAFCHSIETPRLMQSGDTYTLANTMRVGPHGSIKADIGDILTYSPDATDQDMNKFFRLWGPEKPKNYAALGSATDITNRAKDGRYSMARKDLNGTDGKVHYTGGPFYGPFGVTGITNENETDESNRSAYINPHFADAHLNPAFNGDGSEFNHFADHGKALCLSCHQRSAGAADPVTGDFMELCSTWNAVTTGDDNNMDDTMTSPKCQKCHMEKIEGTVLHQWARPDKLFTLADNPALTPHFDPADPENLGDESPVVGKWLNSHGFLGASKTGGDKVAAVAKIKSGFEGSVSTSIDGDILTVTTTLSNKTGHMFPGAHPMRRVLTRLIVTDGEGNKFTPTPTSSISTFTDATNTLATLTGKTLDDTQATTVTVMENGSKNLDFPGKVADLNGSAVLSQNFASAETGPVTISATDATVKNQTVTDGKTTGTIFNAAIVDASDTTNFTRIYGHETGKKYDLDNNESTPKVFVVRPGFDSNVVDKDTRLSPNETETYTFTYNISGKTGVSATYKVYYMQKGANGQFIVDPATGFLDQAASDAAKHLVTEVGSYTAPVN